A stretch of Endozoicomonas sp. SCSIO W0465 DNA encodes these proteins:
- a CDS encoding DUF4116 domain-containing protein, translating to MMLNAPYDFSRYSDAGSGFTVLPDIGTAGTPNRETPTSGIADTHVAFSSPIKYQTTRSDTTIKPGCADRKINAIPLKIRRCSESQLDVHSQNIPSREGLGGKGMFLTLMQNAGLSVPPFRCIKTDTVQAIENVQLDVRPLLATLEDGHEFPDEMAKTTSLAAIKRWIARMDPSEQQQRWLEALYSFVAGPDCYQQIRALPIADTLRTVYDDLRTGLTPPDSPVIVRSSGVAEDSFGNAQAGKYESVVHGQADIVATCLQVLASAYRPAVFSQQATQGMSIILQQCIPCRVGGVAMSYRGIEDSTLVIEYGPGQPKAVVSGQHGITPHCYEIKRNGKQWEAVFNPGSPDGGFVLRANEQGGYVEEWTTFDGNTKAAEPLGKDALDSLVQGGKKLEDALMSPVDFEFAIDQDNRVWFLQVRPITRLPGGSQFSTASPSCYLDQGTPVSDGCGSGLALATDRPINDSCLPDNVVLFCDHGGDWLLAPEVLAKTQGVVLKKGARNDHISISLRQAAIPCLLVDQPQWWPDGDSPEQVTLVCGQFQQQSGGFLLSGDREQELLGLSGGSASPDYQTALATLQAWQPALPEKEPCVARRFSWLGEQNSRLLNFLGAERLVNLCLSKSGTVQLSMHPERRAILQGCVREIGNFMQETRAFLSGYAQFLMLGAAADPKLEQPYREEITALDQQLALLQAKVEQTLADVTRPFLSEGELPAPGSDFQQWRASCQLLKDRLQRLESVNSVQRIESVHELILWLHKCFLARLWPVAAASGQGKLSRMFTNAYHGVKPKCFDIVDFSVSQKQPLFDNTCRDALRQFSAKSLTVLNLPDCTRLSIQLQHHACTIDLLEQADSGKQRTLRLCYSEPLSGESKERRRGKLQRVWFLAQTLSQYQKNCGFNAREVHFNEQTGQVLFEFTHLPARKDLQQMFVDILSVLDNLDNLDILLRSLNLDESQTQWNMAAIRERLNNPAFSATNRFALEHLYWCSAYMEGKSLMSRCTQDRAIRHLVEAALIFSQPSTSISEIESLLEDQPETGRNTLLWHWLLSDPAKARPLVEQSVNWLADETMALRLVSQNGRILKHLAPEIRNQRTIVFAAIKSHPEIIAEGPESFRNDLEMMNYALANAVDPEGLITLIGAELWANPVLFRQLLTTAVENKASALSSDAITAYLEQNSEFYKELVLLAIEQAKDNSYKIPLSAYRENLLKDDPLDRKLALTILAQKTFGRHLKYFSDLMNDQEVVYAAVRSHPFALEYAGAQFQADKALVKEAVEKMGLVLQFASEELRDDEEIVLAAVRNNGIALAFASERLRADPKIIKAALEHAAHALEFAAKPFKQDPYYLRLAVRHHDSQHTIRRYLDVVQRGNKELLTIAVSIDPNSFEYASHGLRDDEALAQQAVQGNGILLKFASCRLRGHEPTVRLAVQKNGMALEYASPDLQDNEELVKLAVQDCGLVLEFASERLRNNPEVVRLALQQNPLALQFASDACRNDPELVGMALELDGNVLRYVGRFLQNQRWVLTAAVNSIGSVAVRHIQQSIARKSLAIE from the coding sequence ATGATGTTAAATGCACCCTATGACTTTAGTAGGTACTCTGACGCAGGGTCTGGCTTTACAGTTTTGCCTGATATCGGAACCGCTGGCACCCCTAACCGTGAAACCCCAACATCCGGCATTGCAGATACTCATGTTGCCTTCTCTTCGCCAATAAAGTACCAGACTACCAGAAGCGATACGACGATAAAGCCTGGCTGTGCCGACCGAAAAATCAATGCAATACCATTAAAAATCAGACGCTGTAGCGAATCGCAGTTGGACGTCCATTCCCAAAATATCCCAAGCCGGGAAGGGCTGGGTGGGAAAGGGATGTTCCTGACCCTGATGCAGAATGCAGGATTATCCGTTCCGCCGTTTCGCTGCATTAAGACGGACACCGTGCAGGCGATTGAAAATGTTCAGCTTGATGTCCGCCCATTACTGGCGACGCTGGAGGATGGCCATGAGTTTCCCGATGAAATGGCCAAAACGACCAGTCTGGCGGCCATAAAACGGTGGATAGCCAGAATGGACCCATCGGAACAACAGCAGCGTTGGCTTGAAGCACTCTATTCATTTGTTGCCGGGCCGGATTGTTATCAGCAAATACGGGCACTTCCCATTGCCGACACCCTGCGCACGGTTTATGACGATTTGCGCACCGGCCTGACACCACCCGATAGCCCGGTTATCGTGCGCAGCTCCGGCGTGGCTGAGGACTCGTTTGGTAACGCCCAGGCCGGCAAGTACGAATCAGTGGTGCATGGCCAGGCAGATATTGTGGCCACCTGTCTTCAGGTACTCGCTTCGGCCTACCGTCCCGCTGTGTTTTCCCAACAGGCCACTCAAGGCATGTCAATCATCCTGCAACAGTGCATTCCATGCCGTGTGGGCGGAGTGGCCATGAGTTATCGTGGCATTGAGGACAGCACGTTAGTGATTGAGTATGGACCGGGGCAGCCCAAGGCGGTGGTGTCCGGTCAACACGGTATCACCCCCCATTGTTATGAGATCAAGCGTAACGGCAAGCAGTGGGAGGCGGTCTTCAATCCGGGAAGTCCTGATGGTGGATTCGTGTTGCGCGCCAATGAACAGGGTGGCTATGTTGAAGAGTGGACCACTTTTGACGGTAACACTAAAGCGGCTGAACCCCTTGGCAAAGACGCTCTGGACAGTCTGGTTCAGGGAGGGAAAAAACTGGAAGATGCGCTGATGTCGCCGGTGGATTTTGAATTTGCCATTGATCAGGATAACCGGGTCTGGTTTCTGCAGGTGCGCCCGATTACCCGCCTGCCCGGCGGCAGCCAGTTTTCCACCGCCTCTCCTTCCTGCTATCTGGATCAGGGAACCCCGGTCAGTGACGGTTGTGGCTCAGGGTTGGCGCTGGCCACCGATCGTCCAATCAACGACAGTTGTCTGCCTGACAACGTCGTCCTGTTTTGTGATCATGGCGGTGACTGGCTGCTGGCACCTGAGGTGCTGGCGAAAACCCAAGGGGTGGTGCTGAAGAAAGGTGCCCGTAACGACCATATATCCATCAGTTTGCGACAGGCAGCCATACCCTGCCTGTTGGTGGACCAGCCCCAATGGTGGCCTGATGGTGATTCCCCTGAGCAGGTCACACTGGTGTGTGGCCAGTTTCAGCAGCAGTCCGGTGGTTTTTTGTTGTCGGGTGATCGGGAGCAGGAATTGTTGGGTCTGAGTGGCGGCTCTGCCAGCCCCGATTATCAAACTGCGTTGGCGACCCTGCAGGCATGGCAACCTGCGCTGCCAGAAAAAGAACCCTGTGTCGCACGCCGGTTCTCTTGGCTGGGCGAGCAAAATTCCAGGCTGCTGAACTTTCTCGGAGCGGAGCGACTGGTCAATCTCTGTTTGTCGAAAAGTGGCACAGTCCAACTGAGCATGCACCCCGAACGACGGGCGATTTTGCAAGGCTGTGTCCGGGAGATCGGCAACTTTATGCAAGAGACCCGGGCTTTTCTCTCCGGCTACGCACAGTTTTTAATGCTGGGCGCAGCCGCAGATCCAAAACTCGAGCAACCATATCGTGAGGAGATAACAGCGCTTGATCAGCAACTGGCGTTGCTGCAGGCAAAGGTTGAACAAACACTGGCCGATGTCACCAGGCCGTTCCTGTCTGAAGGGGAGTTACCTGCTCCGGGTTCAGATTTTCAACAATGGCGGGCCAGCTGCCAGTTATTGAAAGACCGCCTGCAACGGCTTGAGTCGGTCAATTCTGTACAGCGCATCGAGAGTGTCCATGAACTGATTCTATGGTTGCACAAATGTTTTCTTGCCAGGCTCTGGCCCGTGGCCGCTGCTTCAGGGCAGGGTAAACTGAGCAGAATGTTTACCAACGCGTATCATGGAGTAAAGCCCAAATGTTTTGATATTGTTGACTTTTCAGTATCTCAGAAGCAGCCATTATTCGACAACACATGTCGTGACGCACTCAGGCAATTTTCTGCCAAAAGCTTGACCGTTCTCAATCTGCCAGATTGTACCCGGTTATCGATCCAGCTCCAGCATCATGCCTGTACTATCGACCTGTTAGAACAGGCCGACAGTGGCAAACAGCGGACCTTGCGATTGTGTTATTCAGAGCCATTGTCCGGGGAATCGAAAGAACGCCGACGTGGAAAGTTACAGCGAGTGTGGTTTTTGGCACAAACACTGTCTCAATATCAGAAAAATTGCGGTTTCAATGCCCGGGAAGTCCATTTCAATGAACAGACAGGCCAGGTCCTTTTTGAATTCACTCACCTTCCTGCCAGAAAAGACCTGCAGCAGATGTTTGTGGACATTCTGAGTGTATTGGATAACCTGGACAATCTGGACATTCTTTTGCGGTCATTGAATCTGGATGAAAGTCAGACGCAATGGAATATGGCTGCGATCAGGGAACGGCTGAATAATCCAGCTTTCTCTGCAACCAATCGATTTGCCCTGGAGCATCTTTACTGGTGCTCCGCTTACATGGAGGGAAAATCACTGATGAGCCGCTGCACCCAAGATAGGGCAATCCGCCACCTGGTGGAAGCGGCACTGATCTTTTCCCAACCTTCCACTTCCATCAGTGAGATTGAATCCTTGCTGGAAGATCAACCAGAAACAGGCAGAAATACATTACTTTGGCATTGGTTACTTTCTGATCCAGCCAAAGCCAGGCCTCTGGTTGAGCAATCTGTTAACTGGTTAGCTGACGAGACAATGGCCCTGCGTCTGGTGTCCCAAAATGGCCGCATCCTTAAACACCTTGCCCCTGAAATCCGCAACCAGCGGACCATTGTTTTTGCAGCTATCAAAAGCCATCCTGAAATCATTGCCGAAGGGCCGGAATCCTTTAGAAACGATTTGGAAATGATGAATTATGCGTTGGCAAATGCAGTAGATCCTGAAGGCTTGATTACTCTAATAGGGGCAGAACTGTGGGCAAATCCTGTGCTTTTCCGTCAGTTGTTAACCACAGCGGTTGAAAACAAAGCATCTGCTCTTTCCTCTGACGCTATAACTGCGTATCTGGAACAAAATTCTGAATTCTATAAAGAACTTGTTCTGTTAGCCATTGAGCAAGCAAAAGATAATTCGTACAAAATACCTCTCAGCGCTTACAGGGAAAACCTGCTTAAGGACGATCCTCTTGATCGAAAACTGGCCTTAACGATATTAGCGCAAAAAACTTTCGGTCGGCATCTGAAATATTTTTCGGATTTAATGAACGATCAGGAGGTAGTGTATGCTGCAGTTCGCTCTCACCCCTTCGCGTTAGAATATGCCGGAGCTCAATTTCAAGCAGATAAAGCATTAGTCAAAGAAGCTGTCGAAAAAATGGGGTTAGTTCTGCAATTTGCCAGTGAAGAACTCAGGGATGATGAAGAGATTGTACTGGCAGCCGTCAGAAATAATGGCATTGCCTTGGCATTCGCCAGTGAACGATTAAGAGCAGATCCGAAAATTATTAAAGCAGCACTGGAACATGCGGCCCATGCCCTGGAGTTTGCCGCTAAGCCATTCAAACAGGACCCCTATTACCTTCGATTGGCTGTTCGTCATCATGATTCTCAACACACTATTCGTCGTTATCTTGATGTGGTTCAGCGTGGCAATAAGGAATTATTAACCATTGCCGTGTCAATAGACCCCAATAGCTTTGAATACGCCAGTCATGGACTAAGAGATGATGAAGCATTGGCGCAGCAGGCGGTGCAAGGTAACGGTATACTGCTCAAGTTTGCCAGTTGCAGGCTGCGTGGTCATGAGCCTACTGTCCGGCTGGCCGTTCAAAAAAATGGTATGGCACTTGAGTATGCCAGCCCGGACTTGCAGGACAATGAAGAACTGGTCAAGCTGGCAGTGCAAGATTGCGGTTTGGTACTGGAGTTTGCCAGTGAACGGCTCAGGAATAATCCGGAAGTGGTCAGACTTGCCCTGCAACAAAATCCGCTGGCACTACAGTTTGCCAGTGATGCCTGTCGCAATGATCCAGAACTGGTCGGCATGGCCTTGGAGCTTGATGGCAATGTCCTGCGGTATGTTGGACGTTTTTTGCAAAACCAGCGCTGGGTCTTGACTGCAGCCGTAAACAGTATCGGGTCTGTTGCTGTAAGGCATATTCAACAATCCATTGCCCGGAAGTCCCTGGCAATTGAATAA
- a CDS encoding ankyrin repeat domain-containing protein has protein sequence MPSVAIEINPPCQSERENPGAGRFANHSVGNLPLPDFPPPSYSSLSPTSADASATPVSDREINDATAQSSALHFANDRTKATSGSQPAPLYELGICDNEFDSRMAAACLSGDIKEVDALLDIRPTGIHRVQKYPGEPFAMHPLHLAAKENNTDLIASLCEKSEIPINVITHDGQTPLMMAAAKNLEAMKLLLKHPRIDINAQNNAKQTALLIGIIHKNAEAVSLLLDHGANIKTRTDKLHNTLLYAAIAGDKALNENIDEQHNTAVLELLLNRGCDPNKKLCSIGGITPLHVAAHFEDIGSIDLLIAHGADVRKKSNRGAAPMHFAALTKNIEVVKRLLQHGATLEDQAGGIDRRFYLKRVGLGMKQIQDPKTRDELRANLDYQDAWERAGNGCYGTPLSFLKNEDHGILRAMENEQIMLRKNPLPEKQQ, from the coding sequence GTGCCTTCAGTTGCCATCGAAATAAACCCTCCCTGTCAATCCGAAAGAGAGAATCCGGGTGCGGGTCGCTTCGCAAACCACTCGGTAGGTAACCTGCCATTACCCGATTTTCCTCCTCCGAGCTATTCATCTTTGTCCCCGACTAGCGCTGACGCATCAGCAACGCCCGTCAGTGATCGGGAAATTAATGACGCCACAGCTCAATCTTCAGCACTGCATTTTGCAAATGACAGGACCAAGGCGACATCCGGCTCACAACCTGCACCACTGTATGAACTGGGAATATGCGACAATGAGTTTGATAGCCGAATGGCAGCAGCTTGCTTATCGGGGGATATAAAAGAAGTGGATGCACTGCTGGATATTCGCCCTACGGGGATACACCGTGTTCAAAAGTATCCTGGCGAGCCATTTGCAATGCACCCACTGCATTTGGCAGCCAAAGAGAACAATACGGACCTTATAGCATCCCTTTGCGAAAAGTCTGAGATCCCGATTAATGTAATTACTCATGATGGACAGACTCCCCTTATGATGGCAGCCGCTAAAAATCTGGAGGCGATGAAGTTATTATTGAAGCATCCCAGGATTGACATCAATGCCCAAAATAATGCTAAACAGACTGCCCTTTTGATTGGCATCATTCATAAAAACGCAGAAGCAGTAAGCCTGCTATTGGACCATGGAGCCAATATTAAAACACGTACTGACAAACTTCATAATACTTTGCTATATGCTGCCATTGCTGGTGATAAAGCGCTTAATGAGAATATTGACGAACAGCATAACACCGCAGTACTGGAGCTGCTATTAAACAGGGGCTGCGACCCAAATAAAAAACTCTGTTCTATAGGGGGTATAACTCCACTTCATGTAGCGGCACATTTTGAAGACATTGGTAGCATAGACCTGTTAATTGCACATGGCGCAGATGTTAGGAAAAAAAGTAACAGAGGCGCTGCTCCAATGCACTTTGCTGCTCTCACTAAAAATATCGAAGTGGTTAAGAGATTATTACAACATGGTGCAACATTGGAAGATCAGGCTGGGGGGATTGACCGCCGATTTTACTTAAAACGCGTAGGTTTAGGGATGAAACAAATTCAAGATCCTAAAACCAGAGACGAGTTACGCGCTAATTTAGACTATCAGGATGCATGGGAGAGAGCAGGAAACGGCTGTTATGGTACACCATTATCATTTCTGAAAAATGAAGATCATGGAATTTTAAGAGCAATGGAGAATGAACAAATAATGTTGAGAAAAAATCCATTGCCTGAGAAACAGCAATAG